The following are encoded together in the Juglans microcarpa x Juglans regia isolate MS1-56 chromosome 2D, Jm3101_v1.0, whole genome shotgun sequence genome:
- the LOC121250974 gene encoding cyclin-U1-1, whose amino-acid sequence MLSTVVGGGYTNQSRQPEPSQAETTTPRVLTILSSVLEKLVARNDRLMADSLSQKLHEVSCGSCRLGKGLNAFHGVRAPSISVSKYLERLYKYTNCSPSCFVVGYVYIDRLVHRHPDSLVISLNVHRLLVTSVMVASKMLDDEHYNNAFFARVGGVSNAELNRLELELLSLLDFGVTVSSRVFEIYCLHLEKEMQFNAIGNNIERAIISSAVDDVTEISVEDTQSSSPPQMVD is encoded by the exons ATGTTGTCTACCGTCGTTGGTGGTGGATATACAAACCAAAGCCGGCAGCCGGAGCCGAGCCAAGCTGAGACGACCACGCCTAGAGTGCTAACCATATTGTCTTCAGTGTTGGAGAAGCTGGTGGCTCGAAATGACCGGCTCATGGCCGACTCCCTCAGTCAGAAGCTGCATGAGGTAAGCTGCGGCTCGTGTCGACTTGGGAAGGGCTTGAATGCGTTTCATGGTGTGAGAGCACCAAGCATAAGTGTTTCGAAGTACTTGGAGAGGCTGTACAAGTACACGAATTGTAGTCCATCTTGTTTTGTGGTTGGGTATGTGTATATAGACAGATTGGTGCACAGGCACCCTGACTCCCTCGTGATATCCTTGAATGTGCATAGGTTATTGGTTACAAGCGTTATGGTTGCTTCTAAGATGCTAGATGACga GCATTATAACAATGCATTTTTTGCTCGAGTTGGAGGAGTAAGCAATGCCGAGTTGAACAGGCTGGAATTGGAATTGCTCTCTCTATTGGATTTTGGAGTTACAGTAAGCTCCCGGGTTTTCGAGATCTATTGCTTgcatttggaaaaagaaatgcAATTCAATGCCATCGGGAATAACATCGAAAGGGCAATAATTTCCAGTGCTGTCGACGATGTGACTGAAATATCAGTAGAAGATACACAAAGTTCATCACCACCTCAGATGGTGGACTGA